One Leptospira kirschneri serovar Cynopteri str. 3522 CT DNA segment encodes these proteins:
- a CDS encoding IS5 family transposase (programmed frameshift), whose amino-acid sequence MDKYYSEIPDGLWKQIAPLIPKEKVNPKGGRNRVPTRLVMAGIIYRMKTGCQWRAIPNEFGSGQTCHRRFQEWERAGVFKKIYKSILKYYDVKNQIAWDWASMDSAMVKAPKGGALTGKNPTDRAKLGVKRHILTDGNGIPLAITLSGANVHDKHAVKDTLNSILIFSGRRKKKPKHLCLDKGYDFKDIEVLIKRRNIQSHIRKKGEKPLIGKYKGKPRRWVVERTNSWHNRFRAILIRWERKSENYLASLYLASSIIAFNFFDR is encoded by the exons TCCGAAAGGAGGTCGCAATCGAGTACCAACACGATTAGTAATGGCCGGTATCATCTATCGAATGAAAACAGGCTGTCAGTGGCGTGCCATTCCGAATGAGTTTGGATCTGGCCAAACTTGTCACAGAAGATTTCAAGAATGGGAACGAGCAGGAGTATTCAAAAAGATTTATAAATCTATTTTAAAATATTATGATGTAAAGAATCAGATAGCATGGGACTGGGCTTCGATGGATTCGGCAATGGTTAAAGCTCCCAAAGGGGGAGCTT TAACTGGGAAAAACCCTACAGACCGTGCCAAATTGGGGGTTAAACGGCATATTCTTACAGATGGAAATGGAATTCCTTTGGCCATAACATTGAGTGGAGCCAATGTTCATGATAAACACGCTGTAAAAGATACGTTGAATTCAATCCTGATTTTTTCCGGTAGAAGAAAAAAGAAACCAAAACATCTTTGTTTAGATAAAGGATATGATTTCAAAGATATAGAAGTTTTAATCAAAAGAAGAAACATTCAATCTCATATTCGGAAAAAAGGTGAGAAGCCTCTCATTGGTAAATATAAAGGAAAACCTAGACGATGGGTCGTTGAAAGAACTAACAGTTGGCACAATCGATTCAGGGCTATCCTAATTCGTTGGGAAAGAAAATCTGAAAATTATCTTGCATCTCTTTATCTCGCAAGCTCTATCATTGCTTTTAACTTTTTTGATAGGTAG